A section of the Oryzias latipes chromosome 10, ASM223467v1 genome encodes:
- the LOC101161734 gene encoding kelch-like protein 4 isoform X1 codes for MSVSGKKEFDVKQILRLRWRWFSHSNQGSAGGGGGGVGCVGGYIQQDGLDHRGTPVQGRLKSHSRERGVGGLRKTNSPVHSILSPTPGPTPVYVRAGHQLWHHQPSTIQGLQENDQSSKSSSSPSTTRKEEKNPNQEDVENSSVEPAEVETRERLVLSTFARMNTNSSDEFFQAANHAEQTFRKMETYLQHKQLCDVLLIAGEHKIPAHRLVLSAVSDYFAAMFTSDVREAKQEEIKMEGVDPEALKSLVQFAYTGVLELKEETIESLLAAACLLQLPQVIQVCCSFLMKQLHPSNCLGIRSFADAQGCVDLLNVAHNYTMEHFLEVIQNQEFLLLPTAEIIKLLSSDDINVPDEETIFQALMMWVRNDVQHRQQDLGVLLAYIRLPLLPPQLLADLENNKMFSDDLECQKLLMEAMKYHLLPERRPMFQSPRTKPRKSTVGALYAVGGMDATKGSTTIEKYDLRTNTWVQVGVMNGRRLQFGVAVIDNKLYVVGGRDGLKTSNMVECYNPFTKVWSTMPPMSTHRHGLGIAVLEGPMYAVGGHDGWSYLNTVERWDPQARQWNYVASMSTPRSTMGVTALNGKLFAVGGRDGSSCLRSMECFDPHTNKWSMCAPMAKRRGGVGVATHNNFLYAVGGHDAPASNHCSRLSDCVERYDPKTDTWTTVSSLSVPRDAVGVCLLGDRLYAVGGYDGQSYLNTVESYDVQNNEWTEEVPLNIGRAGACVVVVKLP; via the exons ATGTCTGTGTCAGGGAAGAAGGAGTTTGACGTGAAACAGATCCTCAGGCTTCGCTGGCGCTGGTTTAGCCATTCAAACCAAGGGTCTGCTGGTGGAGGAGGGGGTGGTGTTGGCTGTGTGGGAGGCTACATCCAGCAGGATGGCCTGGACCACAGAGGAACGCCTGTCCAGGGACGGCTGAAGAGCCACTCAAGGGAAAGAGGCGTTGGAGGACTTCGGAAGACTAACAGCCCCGTTCACAGCATTCTGTCGCCCACTCCGGGGCCCACACCTGTGTATGTCAGAGCAGGTCATCAGTTATGGCATCATCAACCAAGCACAATCCAAGGCCTTCAGGAGAATGATCAGTCTTCAAAGAGCAGCTCCTCTCCTAGCACCACAaggaaagaggagaaaaacccCAACCAGGAAGATGTTGAAAACAGCTCTGTGGAACCTGCAGAGGTGGAGACCAGAGAGAG GTTGGTTTTGAGTACGTTCGCCAGAATGAACACTAACTCCTCTGATGAGTTTTTCCAGGCTGCAAATCATGCAGAGCAGACCTTCCGTAAGATGGAGACATACCTTCAGCACAAGCAGCTGTGCGATGTGCTCTTGATAGCAGGGGAACACAAGATACCAGCTCACAG ATTGGTCCTCAGCGCTGTTTCAGACTACTTTGCTGCTATGTTCACCAGCGATGTGAGAGAGGCCAAACAGGAGGAGATAAAGATGGAGGGAGTGGATCCTGAAGCACTCAAATCTCTCGTTCAATTTGCCTACACTG GTGTCCTTGAGCTGAAAGAAGAGACCATCGAGAGTTTATTGGCAGCGGCCTGCCTCCTCCAGCTTCCACAAGTCATCCAAGTCTGCTGTAGCTTCCTCATGAAACAGCTCCATCCCTCCAACTGCCTGGGAATCCGGTCATTTGCAGATGCCCAGGGCTGTGTTGACCTGCTGAATGTGGCCCATAACTACACCATG GAACACTTCCTGGAGGTCATTCAGAACCAGGAGTTCCTGCTGCTCCCCACGGCTGAGATTATTAAGCTGCTTTCCAGTGATGACATCAATGTTCCAGATGAGGAAACTATTTTTCAAGCTTTGATGATGTGGGTGAGGAACGATGTCCAGCATCGACAACAGGACCTCGGGGTGCTTCTTGCTTACATCCGCCTGCCCCTTCTTCCTCCCCAG CTCCTTGCAGATCTGGAGAACAACAAAATGTTCTCTGATGACCTGGAATGTCAGAAACTGTTGATGGAGGCCATGAAGTACCATCTCCTGCCTGAGCGACGCCCCATGTTTCAGAGTCCTAGAACAAAACCCAGGAAGTCTACTGTGGGTGCTCTGTATGCTGTGGGGGGAATGGATGCTACCAAAG GATCTACCACTATAGAGAAATATGACTTGAGGACAAACACTTGGGTCCAGGTTGGAGTCATGAACGGACGCCGGCTGCAGTTTGGTGTGGCTGTGATAGACAATAAGCTGTATGTGGTTGGAGGGCGAGATGGGCTCAAAACATCCAACATGGTGGAATGCTACAACCCTTTTACTAAAGTGTGGTCCACCATGCCCCCAATGTCGACACACAGACATGGCCTTG GTATTGCGGTGCTCGAGGGCCCCATGTATGCTGTTGGAGGGCACGATGGGTGGAGCTACCTCAACACGGTGGAGCGCTGGGATCCACAGGCCAGACAATGGAATTACGTGGCCAGCATGTCGACTCCCCGGAGCACCATGGGAGTCACCGCACTTAATGGAAA aTTGTTTGCAGTTGGTGGACGAGACGGCAGCTCATGTTTAAGGTCCATGGAGTGCTTTGATCCGCACACCAACAAGTGGAGCATGTGTGCACCAATGGCCAAGAGGCGAGGAGGAGTGGGTGTTGCAACACACAACAATTTCCTGTATGCTGTTGGCGGACATGATGCTCCGGCTTCCAACCACTGTTCAAGGCTGTCCGATTGTGTTGAGAG ATATGATCCAAAGACAGACACATGGACCACTGTGTCGTCCCTCAGTGTTCCCCGAGACGCAGTGGGTGTCTGCTTGCTGGGAGACCGGCTTTATGCAGTGGGCGGATATGACGGCCAGTCTTATCTGAACACTGTCGAGTCCTACGATGTTCAGAACAACGAGTGGACAGAG GAGGTCCCTCTCAATATCGGAAGGGCAGGCGCCTGCGTGGTGGTGGTGAAATTGCCTTGA
- the LOC101161734 gene encoding kelch-like protein 4 isoform X2, which produces MSVSGKKEFDVKQILRLRWRWFSHSNQGSAGGGGGGVGCVGGYIQQDGLDHRGTPVQGRLKSHSRERGVGGLRKTNSPVHSILSPTPGPTPVYVRAGHQLWHHQPSTIQGLQENDQSSKSSSSPSTTRKEEKNPNQEDVENSSVEPAEVETRERLVLSTFARMNTNSSDEFFQAANHAEQTFRKMETYLQHKQLCDVLLIAGEHKIPAHRLVLSAVSDYFAAMFTSDVREAKQEEIKMEGVDPEALKSLVQFAYTGVLELKEETIESLLAAACLLQLPQVIQVCCSFLMKQLHPSNCLGIRSFADAQGCVDLLNVAHNYTMEHFLEVIQNQEFLLLPTAEIIKLLSSDDINVPDEETIFQALMMWVRNDVQHRQQDLGVLLAYIRLPLLPPQLLADLENNKMFSDDLECQKLLMEAMKYHLLPERRPMFQSPRTKPRKSTVGALYAVGGMDATKGSTTIEKYDLRTNTWVQVGVMNGRRLQFGVAVIDNKLYVVGGRDGLKTSNMVECYNPFTKVWSTMPPMSTHRHGLGIAVLEGPMYAVGGHDGWSYLNTVERWDPQARQWNYVASMSTPRSTMGVTALNGK; this is translated from the exons ATGTCTGTGTCAGGGAAGAAGGAGTTTGACGTGAAACAGATCCTCAGGCTTCGCTGGCGCTGGTTTAGCCATTCAAACCAAGGGTCTGCTGGTGGAGGAGGGGGTGGTGTTGGCTGTGTGGGAGGCTACATCCAGCAGGATGGCCTGGACCACAGAGGAACGCCTGTCCAGGGACGGCTGAAGAGCCACTCAAGGGAAAGAGGCGTTGGAGGACTTCGGAAGACTAACAGCCCCGTTCACAGCATTCTGTCGCCCACTCCGGGGCCCACACCTGTGTATGTCAGAGCAGGTCATCAGTTATGGCATCATCAACCAAGCACAATCCAAGGCCTTCAGGAGAATGATCAGTCTTCAAAGAGCAGCTCCTCTCCTAGCACCACAaggaaagaggagaaaaacccCAACCAGGAAGATGTTGAAAACAGCTCTGTGGAACCTGCAGAGGTGGAGACCAGAGAGAG GTTGGTTTTGAGTACGTTCGCCAGAATGAACACTAACTCCTCTGATGAGTTTTTCCAGGCTGCAAATCATGCAGAGCAGACCTTCCGTAAGATGGAGACATACCTTCAGCACAAGCAGCTGTGCGATGTGCTCTTGATAGCAGGGGAACACAAGATACCAGCTCACAG ATTGGTCCTCAGCGCTGTTTCAGACTACTTTGCTGCTATGTTCACCAGCGATGTGAGAGAGGCCAAACAGGAGGAGATAAAGATGGAGGGAGTGGATCCTGAAGCACTCAAATCTCTCGTTCAATTTGCCTACACTG GTGTCCTTGAGCTGAAAGAAGAGACCATCGAGAGTTTATTGGCAGCGGCCTGCCTCCTCCAGCTTCCACAAGTCATCCAAGTCTGCTGTAGCTTCCTCATGAAACAGCTCCATCCCTCCAACTGCCTGGGAATCCGGTCATTTGCAGATGCCCAGGGCTGTGTTGACCTGCTGAATGTGGCCCATAACTACACCATG GAACACTTCCTGGAGGTCATTCAGAACCAGGAGTTCCTGCTGCTCCCCACGGCTGAGATTATTAAGCTGCTTTCCAGTGATGACATCAATGTTCCAGATGAGGAAACTATTTTTCAAGCTTTGATGATGTGGGTGAGGAACGATGTCCAGCATCGACAACAGGACCTCGGGGTGCTTCTTGCTTACATCCGCCTGCCCCTTCTTCCTCCCCAG CTCCTTGCAGATCTGGAGAACAACAAAATGTTCTCTGATGACCTGGAATGTCAGAAACTGTTGATGGAGGCCATGAAGTACCATCTCCTGCCTGAGCGACGCCCCATGTTTCAGAGTCCTAGAACAAAACCCAGGAAGTCTACTGTGGGTGCTCTGTATGCTGTGGGGGGAATGGATGCTACCAAAG GATCTACCACTATAGAGAAATATGACTTGAGGACAAACACTTGGGTCCAGGTTGGAGTCATGAACGGACGCCGGCTGCAGTTTGGTGTGGCTGTGATAGACAATAAGCTGTATGTGGTTGGAGGGCGAGATGGGCTCAAAACATCCAACATGGTGGAATGCTACAACCCTTTTACTAAAGTGTGGTCCACCATGCCCCCAATGTCGACACACAGACATGGCCTTG GTATTGCGGTGCTCGAGGGCCCCATGTATGCTGTTGGAGGGCACGATGGGTGGAGCTACCTCAACACGGTGGAGCGCTGGGATCCACAGGCCAGACAATGGAATTACGTGGCCAGCATGTCGACTCCCCGGAGCACCATGGGAGTCACCGCACTTAATGGAAA ATAA
- the LOC101161734 gene encoding kelch-like protein 4 isoform X3 yields MNTNSSDEFFQAANHAEQTFRKMETYLQHKQLCDVLLIAGEHKIPAHRLVLSAVSDYFAAMFTSDVREAKQEEIKMEGVDPEALKSLVQFAYTGVLELKEETIESLLAAACLLQLPQVIQVCCSFLMKQLHPSNCLGIRSFADAQGCVDLLNVAHNYTMEHFLEVIQNQEFLLLPTAEIIKLLSSDDINVPDEETIFQALMMWVRNDVQHRQQDLGVLLAYIRLPLLPPQLLADLENNKMFSDDLECQKLLMEAMKYHLLPERRPMFQSPRTKPRKSTVGALYAVGGMDATKGSTTIEKYDLRTNTWVQVGVMNGRRLQFGVAVIDNKLYVVGGRDGLKTSNMVECYNPFTKVWSTMPPMSTHRHGLGIAVLEGPMYAVGGHDGWSYLNTVERWDPQARQWNYVASMSTPRSTMGVTALNGKLFAVGGRDGSSCLRSMECFDPHTNKWSMCAPMAKRRGGVGVATHNNFLYAVGGHDAPASNHCSRLSDCVERYDPKTDTWTTVSSLSVPRDAVGVCLLGDRLYAVGGYDGQSYLNTVESYDVQNNEWTEEVPLNIGRAGACVVVVKLP; encoded by the exons ATGAACACTAACTCCTCTGATGAGTTTTTCCAGGCTGCAAATCATGCAGAGCAGACCTTCCGTAAGATGGAGACATACCTTCAGCACAAGCAGCTGTGCGATGTGCTCTTGATAGCAGGGGAACACAAGATACCAGCTCACAG ATTGGTCCTCAGCGCTGTTTCAGACTACTTTGCTGCTATGTTCACCAGCGATGTGAGAGAGGCCAAACAGGAGGAGATAAAGATGGAGGGAGTGGATCCTGAAGCACTCAAATCTCTCGTTCAATTTGCCTACACTG GTGTCCTTGAGCTGAAAGAAGAGACCATCGAGAGTTTATTGGCAGCGGCCTGCCTCCTCCAGCTTCCACAAGTCATCCAAGTCTGCTGTAGCTTCCTCATGAAACAGCTCCATCCCTCCAACTGCCTGGGAATCCGGTCATTTGCAGATGCCCAGGGCTGTGTTGACCTGCTGAATGTGGCCCATAACTACACCATG GAACACTTCCTGGAGGTCATTCAGAACCAGGAGTTCCTGCTGCTCCCCACGGCTGAGATTATTAAGCTGCTTTCCAGTGATGACATCAATGTTCCAGATGAGGAAACTATTTTTCAAGCTTTGATGATGTGGGTGAGGAACGATGTCCAGCATCGACAACAGGACCTCGGGGTGCTTCTTGCTTACATCCGCCTGCCCCTTCTTCCTCCCCAG CTCCTTGCAGATCTGGAGAACAACAAAATGTTCTCTGATGACCTGGAATGTCAGAAACTGTTGATGGAGGCCATGAAGTACCATCTCCTGCCTGAGCGACGCCCCATGTTTCAGAGTCCTAGAACAAAACCCAGGAAGTCTACTGTGGGTGCTCTGTATGCTGTGGGGGGAATGGATGCTACCAAAG GATCTACCACTATAGAGAAATATGACTTGAGGACAAACACTTGGGTCCAGGTTGGAGTCATGAACGGACGCCGGCTGCAGTTTGGTGTGGCTGTGATAGACAATAAGCTGTATGTGGTTGGAGGGCGAGATGGGCTCAAAACATCCAACATGGTGGAATGCTACAACCCTTTTACTAAAGTGTGGTCCACCATGCCCCCAATGTCGACACACAGACATGGCCTTG GTATTGCGGTGCTCGAGGGCCCCATGTATGCTGTTGGAGGGCACGATGGGTGGAGCTACCTCAACACGGTGGAGCGCTGGGATCCACAGGCCAGACAATGGAATTACGTGGCCAGCATGTCGACTCCCCGGAGCACCATGGGAGTCACCGCACTTAATGGAAA aTTGTTTGCAGTTGGTGGACGAGACGGCAGCTCATGTTTAAGGTCCATGGAGTGCTTTGATCCGCACACCAACAAGTGGAGCATGTGTGCACCAATGGCCAAGAGGCGAGGAGGAGTGGGTGTTGCAACACACAACAATTTCCTGTATGCTGTTGGCGGACATGATGCTCCGGCTTCCAACCACTGTTCAAGGCTGTCCGATTGTGTTGAGAG ATATGATCCAAAGACAGACACATGGACCACTGTGTCGTCCCTCAGTGTTCCCCGAGACGCAGTGGGTGTCTGCTTGCTGGGAGACCGGCTTTATGCAGTGGGCGGATATGACGGCCAGTCTTATCTGAACACTGTCGAGTCCTACGATGTTCAGAACAACGAGTGGACAGAG GAGGTCCCTCTCAATATCGGAAGGGCAGGCGCCTGCGTGGTGGTGGTGAAATTGCCTTGA